The genomic stretch GCAGCACCCCGACCTCTTGGATCGCGTCGACCAGGCCCTTGCCGTCTCGCGAGGCCGCGGCGATGAACACCCGGCGCAGCCCGTCGCGCAGGGTGTCCGGGATCTCGCCCATCATCCCGAAGTCGATGAAGGTCAGGTGCCAGGGAAGCGGCTGCCCCTCCCCGGGAAGCCCCTCGGCTGCTGGTCCGGCCGCCGGGGGCGCGGCTGGCGCCGTCGTCGTCGTGACGAAGATGTTCCCGGGATGCGGGTCGGCGTGGAAGAACCCGTGCACGAAGATCTGATCGAACATCACGTTTGCGAACTGGGTGGCGACGGCGGTGGGGTCGATTCCCAGTGACCTCAGCCGCTCCACGTCATTGATCTTGATCGCGCTGACATCCTCCAAGGTGAGGACCCGCCGCGTGGTGCGTTCCCACATCACCTCCGGGACCGAGACGCGCGGGTCCTGGGAGAAGTTCCCCGCGAAACGTTCCGCATTGGCCGCCTCGTGGAGGTAGTCGATCTCCTCCAGGCTGGTCGCAGCGAACTCTTCGACCAGCGCCGGGGCGTCCACCCGGTTGCTCACCAGTCGGATCCGCGAGAGCCAGCGACCCACCCGGCGCAGCGCGGCCAGGTCGACGTCGACGATCTCACCGATCCCAGGACGCTGGATCTTCACGACGGCGGCGCCGAATCCTGCCAGCTCAGCGTCCTGCGCGGTGGGCGTGGCCTGGTGCGCCTGACCCAGGGAGGCGGCAGCCAGCGGGGCACCGTCCACGGCGGAGAACACCTCATCCAGCGGCGCTCCCAGTTCCCGCTCGGCGGCGGCCTGGATCTCGGCGAAGTCCACAGGACTGACCTCGTCCTGCAGCCCCTCCAGCTCCTTGGTGATCTCCGGCGGCAACACGTCTAACCGGGAAGACATGAACTGGCCGACCTTGATCATCAGCCCGCCCAGATCGACCGCAAGCTTGTGGAAGCGCTGCGCGAGCCGCCGCATGCGCCGGGATCGCCCCGCGCCGGCCAGCCGAGACAGACCGATGCGCGGCAGGAACAGCTCGAACCACCACACCTGCACCAGGTGGAGCGCGGCGAACCGCAGAATGCGGCGGTAGCGTGAGCGCAGCGTCTTGGCAGTGGGGCTCACTCGACGTCCCGGACGCCGCGACCGCGCTGGTCACCTGGTGCAAGCACGCAGTTCAGTCCTGGGCGAGGATGGCGTAGAGCTTGCGGCGCACCGCGTCGATCTCCTTCTCCGCCTGGTGGATCTGCTCCGGAGTCCCCGAGCGGCCCACCTGCGCGGCGGCCTGCGCGAGCTCCATCCCAGCCTTGGACAGGGTGCGCACCGCGTGGCCGCGATTCTCCGCGCCCTGCCATTGCGCCGGCCACTGATCTGCGGCGGCTGCGGCTTCGCGCCCCTCATCGGTCAGCGAGTAGGTCTTGCGTCCACCCTCGGCCTCGGCGTGGATGAGTCCTTCATCGGCGAGCAGCTGCAGGGTCGGGTAGACCGAGCCGGGACTGGGCTTCCAGGCCCCTGCGCTGCGCTGCTCGATCTCGTGGATGATCTGGTACCCATGCATCGGGCGTTCCGCGAGCAGCACGAGAACCGCTGCACGGACATCACCTCGGCTCGCGCGCGGAGCGGATTTGTCCTTGAACGCCCCCCGCAGCTGATCCAGCGCGTCCCACAGGTCAGCCGGTGGGCCTCCTGGAGCTGGCCGGCGGTCCCCGAAGAACCCCCGGGCATGCGAGTCGCCTGTAAATGATCCAGTCATGACAGCCTCCTAAGCGCCGCACCCAGGGTGGGCCCGGTACAGGCTAACGATATATCGCCCGGCGCTGGGGCGTGAAGATGTGACGCCAGACCTCACGCGTGGTCACCCTTGGCCCAGGCGACGTCCTCCAGGGAGAGCTGCCGGGTCATGTCCTGGAGGAAGCCGATGATCACCTCGCGCTCCGAGACGCTCAGCGCCGCGGCAGAGTGGAAACGCTTGGCCTGTTGCCGCCCGACGGTCTCCATCGCCGCGTCGGCTGTGCCTGGCGTGACCCGGACGGCGAAGGCGCGCCGGTCGGCCTGGTTGACCTCGCGCGTGACGTGACCGCCCTGTTCCAGGCGATTCAGCAGCTTCGTGGTGGACGCCGCCGAGATCTCCAGATGGGCGGCGAGCATCCCTGGGGTCACCGTGGTTCCGCGATTATGCGCCACGATCAGGTAGTGGATGGCGCGCATGTCCAGCTGACTCAGCTTCATGTACCGCTGGGAGGCCTCGGAGAGATGCTCCTCGGCCGTCCGGAGCTCGGAGAGCGCCCGCATGAGTCGACCGATCTGCACGAGGTCCTCGGGGGACATCTCGGATCGATCCACGAGGCGCTGCCGCGGGTCGGTGGCATCGACCTCATACAGGCGCTCCGATATGGGATCCGAACCGATCTCTCCTGCTGCCATGGTGACCACCTTACGACGCGGCGACGACCCTCTCGACGTTTATTATCTTCCGGTGTACTTTATCCTCAGGGACAGCATATAGTTCCGTCAAGGAATTCGTCTCGTCAGGGGAGAAGAACATGTCGCACACCGCCACGGACACCCGCAGGTCACCGCATCGAGGCGCGGGCACCCCGCGCGGTGAGCGCCCCACCCGAAGCAGCGTTCCCCGGTGGCTGCGGGTCTTCCTGCCCGCGGCCCTGATCCTGCTCTGGCTCACCGGCACCGCCATCGGCGGCCCCTACTTCGGCCGGGTCGCTGAGGTCTCCTCCAACGATCAGACGACGTACCTCCCGGAGTCCGCAGACGCCACCGCGGTGCAGGAGCTGTTGGGTGAGTTCAATGACTCCGACACCATTCCCGCCGTCGTCGTCGCCACCTCGGACTCGGAGCTCAGCGAATCGCAGCTGACCGCGATCGAGGACGCGGTCGCCCAGCTGCCCGAGATCTCCGGGGTCCAGGATGACCTCTCCCCGGTCATCACCTCGGAGGACGGACTCGCGGTCCAGGCGTTCGTGCCGATCGGATCCGAGGAGGAACTCGGCGCCATCGTCGAGGAGATCTCGGAGACGCTGCGCGCAGACCTTCCCGACCTCGAGGTCTTCGTGACCGGTCCGGCCGGGTTCACCGCGGACCTCGCCGCCGGCTTCGAGGGCATCGACGGCCTGCTCCTGGCAGTCTCCCTGGCCGCGGTCTTCCTGATCCTGATCGTGGTGTACCGGTCGCTGCTGCTGCCGCTGGCCGTGCTGGCCACCAGTGTCTTCGCACTCACGGTCTCGCTGTTGACCGTCTGGTGGCTGGCGTATGCAGACATCCTGCTGCTCAGCGGACAGACCCAGGGCATCCTGTTCATCCTGGTGATCGGCGCGGCCACCGACTACTCGCTGCTCTACGTGGCGCGCTACCGGGAGGCGCTGCGGGTCCACCAGGACAAGTGGACCGCCTCCTGGAAGGGCCTGCGCGGATCCTTCGAACCGATCCTGGCCTCGGGAGGCACCGTCATCGCGGGCCTGCTGTGCCTGCTGCTGAGCGACCTGAAGTCGAACAGCACCCTGGGTCCGGTCGCCTCGATCGGCATCCTCTTCGCCATGGCCTCGGCACTGACCTTCCTCCCCGCGATCCTGTTCATCCTTGGGCGTGCAGCCTTCTGGCCCCGCCGCCCCCGGTTTGAGCCCGAGGTCGTCGCCGCTGAGGACGGGATCCCCAGCCGCGGCATCTGGGCACGGACCGGGCGCGTTGTGGAACGACGGCCGCGCCGGATCTGGATCGCCACGACCCTGGTGCTGTTCCTGGGCGCCGTGGGTGTCACGCAGCTCGACGCGCAGGGGGTGCCGCAGTCGGAGCTGGTGCTGGGCGAGTCCCAGGCGCGCGACGGCCAGGTCGCCCTGGGCGAGCACTTCCCCGGAGGGTCGGGCAGTCCTGCCTACGTGGTCACCGAGGAGGGCTCGCTGCAGAGCACCGCTGATGTCCTGCTGGAGAACAGCGGGGTCGACGGGGTCACCGTGGTGACCGACGACGACGCCGGCTCCGCCCCGGTGGACTCAGACGGGGTCAGCGCCTTCGGCCCTCCCGGGACGCCTGCCCCCGAGCCTCTCGTGATCGACGGCTCGATCATGCTCCAGGCCACCCTGACCGAGGCAGCGGATTCCGCCGCCGCACAGGACACCGTCCGCGAGCTGCGGGACAGCTATGCAGACGCAGACTCCGAAGTGCTGGTGGGCGGGGTGACCGCCACCGCGATCGACACCAACGACGCCGCGATCGATGATCGAAACCTGATCATCCCGCTGGTGCTGGTCGTCATCCTGCTCATCCTGATGATGCTGCTGCGCTCGGTCCTCGCCCCGGTGCTGCTGGTGCTCACGACCGTGCTGTCCTTCGCCACGGCGCTCGGGGTCTCAGCACTGGTGTTCAACGGGGTCTTCGAGTTCCCGGGAGCCGATCCGACCGTGCCGCTCTACGGCTTCGTGTTCCTCGTGGCACTGGGCATCGATTACAACATCTTCCTGATGACCCGGGTGCGGGAAGAGTCGCTGAGCCACGGGACGCGCCGCGGGGTCATCCGTGGACTGACCGTCACGGGAGGGGTGATCACCTCGGCCGGGATCGTGCTCGCTGCAACCTTCGCGGCGCTCTCGGTGATCCCGATCCTGTTCCTGGTGCAGATCGCGTTCATCGTGGCCTTCGGCGTCCTGCTGGACACCTTCCTGGTGCGAGCGCTGCTGGTGCCCGCCCTGGTGCACGACATCGGACCAGCGGTCTGGTGGCCGTCCAAGCTCGCGAAGGGTGACCGGGGAGGCTCCGATCAGAGGCTCAGATCTGGCACTGCGGGGAACTGATCCCACGCATCCTCCCCATGCGGAGCCAGTTCCAGGTAGCTGAGCCGGTCATCGTCGATGAACAACAACAGTGACGCCTCCGGGTGCTCGGCGCTCAGCACGACGCTCCTGCCACCTTTCGATGTCCGACCGCGCCCATCCTCCAGTTCGATCGACGGGCAGGCGTCACACACGCAGCCCGGGCCCGCCAAGGTGGCAGGGATGGACCGGCGCCATCGTGCGCGCGCGGCGGCGGGCACAGGTTGGTCACCTCCCGGGGGAAGGGCGTTCTCGATCATGAATCTCAGCACGTCTCGCTCGCGCTCGGTGAGAGGTCGTCCCATGTCCGGATCATAGAGGGTCGCGGCGCTGCGAACCGCTGCCGACCCGAGGAATCTCGCGTGAAGCAGGTTCAGGCCCGTGACACCCAATAGGGACTTTAGTCCCTGTCCTGGGGCAGGCTGCGGTGATTGACTGCCTGAAAGAAGCAGGATTCAGGTCTACAACAGCAGACCCGCCCTCGGTGTGTCTCCTTGCACCGGATAGGACCCCGAGGGCAGTAAGGGACATCCGTCATGCCTGTCTATCTCACCGTTGATCACCGTTGCTTCACCCCGAAGCTGACCACTCAGGCGCGCCAGGATCCGGGTCTCGCCCCGCCCTATGCTGCCCTGGCAAGCACCGCCGTCGTCGCTGCGCGGGCCGGAATGCTGGCTGGACTGCTGGCTGGCGACCGGGCTAGAACACCAGGAGGCCTCTCCCATGCAGACTGAGATTGAGGCCGTCTTCAACGTCGCTGAGTCCTATGCCGCCCACGGCAGCGTCCTCTTCGCCTACGCCCTGAACACGCTGGGAGACCGCGAGGAGGCCGAGGACTGCGTGCGGGAGACCTTCATCCGCGCCTGGAGCCGCAATGATGAGCACACCAGCCCTCCTGGTTCGGTGCGGACCTGGTTGTTCGGCATCTCCCGGCACCTGATCAGCGATTCCCTGCAGGAACGCGCTGCACATCCGGACCCCACGCACTCGCGGGGGGTCGACTTCGCGCAGGGGCAGGATGCCGCGTCCAAGCAGGGCGCCGGACTTGAGCAGCAGTCCGTGTCCCAGCAGCAGTCCGTGTCCCAGAATCCTGCTGCCCCTGAGCAACAGGCCACCCCAAAGCAGGCTGCTGCGGAGCAGACGGCAGAGGACCCGGCCGTGGCGGAACGTCTGCTGCTCTGCGAGTCACTCGCCACTCTCCCACCCGATCAGCGCGAAGTCCTCTCCGCGGTCCAGCTGGACGGCAGGAGCTACCAGGAGCTCTCGGAGACCACCGGGGTCCCCATCCCGATCCTGCGGATGCGGATGTACGAGGGACTGAAGGCACTGCGCGCAACACTGGGAAGCGATTCGCCGGTCCCCCGGGACTGAACACCGTGTTGCTGGCGCTCTCCCCTCTCGAGCCACCCAGGGGTGAGTTCTCGGGGTAGTACGTGGCGACTTTGGTCTCCTCGTGCCCGGCCCCGGGGACCCGAGTTCTCTGCGGTCTACTTGGCAACTTTGGTCTCCTCGTGCCCGGCCCCGGGGGACCTGAGGCTCTTGGGTGTACGTGGCGACTTTGGTCTCCTCGTGCCTGGCCCCGGGGGGCCTGAGGCTCTGCGATCCCCAGCACCTTGGGACCGGTCACCGTGGTGGATCACGTGGGGACTTTCGTCTCCACGTGATCCACCACTGAGAGACTTTCGTCCACACGGGCTTCCGGTCGACGGTCGGCCTCCCCGCCCCGTCGTCGACCGCCTTCGACTGCGCCGTCAGCTCGCCCATCTGGAAGACTCAAGGGCACCGACGAGATGACGGAGGGGAAGGCTTTGACATCCATGCTCGATCGCACCGCCTGGATCGGGTCCGAGGTCTTCTCTCCCCCGGTATTGGTCGCGGCGATGCTGGCCTCCTTGGCCGTGGTCACCGATCCTCGCTGGGCACTCACCACTGTGATCTCAGTGTTCGCGTTCGCCGTGGTTCCTCAAGGGGTGGCCATCGCGATGACGCTGCGCGGGCGCGCAAGCGACAAGTTCATCGTCAACCGACACCAGCGCCACCTGTTCTACGCGATCGTGATGGCCTCGACTCTGTTGGGCGCCGCCGCCACGGCGCTGGTCACCGAGAGCACCTGGGTGAGATGGACATGCGTCATCGCCGTCGGGCTGGTGATGATGGTCGCCGCGATCAACCTTGTCTTCAAGATCAGCCTCCACGGGCTGATCTCCGCGCTTTCCGCCGTGGTGATCGCCAGCGCATTCTCCTGGTGGGTGCTTCTGGTGGGCATCCCGGTCTGGGCGCTGGTGATCTGGTCTCGGGTCTACCTGCGCCGTCACTCGGCAGGCGAGGTGGCCGCCGGCTCAGTGCTCGGCTTCGCAGCGGCGGGAGTGCTGCTGGCCGCGGCCGGGATCCCAATGCGCATCACCTGATCCACGTGCCCAACGACCCATTCCGAGGTGAAGGGACCTGTTCTCAGCAGCCAGCGGTGCAGGATCGCACCGAGCAGAAGCTCCGCCGCCAGCTCCGGCACTCGGAAGCCGGCCTTCTGAAACCTCTCGGCAACTGCCTCGAACTGCGGCCGCCAGAGGCGCTCGCGATACTGATCCGCCAGTTGCTGATCGGTCTGGATGCTGGCAGTCACGGCCCGCAGCAGCGGCTCGACGGCGGGGTCGGTGAGCTCATGGACCGTGTCAGTCACCAGGGATTCCAGATCCGCCCGAAGTTCGCCGGCATTGGGCACCAGGACGGACCCGTCCGCGTCCTGGCTACGGGCGAGCAGGGCGTCGAAGACGATCTCTCCCGGCGAGGACCAGGTGCGGTAGAGCGTCTGCTTGCTGACTCCTGCACGCCCCGCAATACCCTCCATGCTGAGCGCGCCGATGCGCCCAGACCCGGCGAGCACAAGGACGGCCGCGTAGACCTTGTCTCGAGTTTGTGTGCGAGCCATGCACCCACTCTAGTCGGCTAAACGAGACGGTTCGTCCAGTTTCGGAGTACTCTGGGGTCATGACCTCCCACGGGACCTGGCTCATCACCGGCGCCGGCCGGGGCTTGGGCCGTGCGATCACGCTCGCCGCCTTGGACGCGGGGCACTCCGTCGTCGCCACCGTCCGCGGCGCGCACGACCTCCCGGCATCCGATCAGCTCCTGGTGCGGGAGCTCGATGTTCGGGACCGGGCCGCCGTCTTCCGGGTCACAGAGGACGCCGTCACGCGGTTCGGCAGCCTCGACGTCGTGGTGAACAACGCCGGCTACGGGATCATCGGCGCGGTGGAGGAGATCACCGAAGGTGAAGCGCGAGAGATCCTGGACACGGATCTTTTCGGACCACTCTGGGTCTCTCAGGCTGCGATCCCGGTGATGCGCAGGCAGGGACGCGGACACATCATTCAGATCTCCACCGTGGGCGCGGCGGGGACCATGCCCACCTTGGGGCTCTACAACGCTGCCAAGTGGGGGCTGGAAGGTTTCAGCGAGGCGATGGCCGCGGAGGTCGCGCAGTTCGGGATCCGGGTGACGCTTGCCGAGCCCGGCGCCATCGCCACTGATTGGGCGGGGAAGAGCATGCGGTTCAGCTCCCCGGTCCCTGCCTATGACGAGCT from Nesterenkonia sandarakina encodes the following:
- a CDS encoding RNA polymerase sigma factor, with the translated sequence MQTEIEAVFNVAESYAAHGSVLFAYALNTLGDREEAEDCVRETFIRAWSRNDEHTSPPGSVRTWLFGISRHLISDSLQERAAHPDPTHSRGVDFAQGQDAASKQGAGLEQQSVSQQQSVSQNPAAPEQQATPKQAAAEQTAEDPAVAERLLLCESLATLPPDQREVLSAVQLDGRSYQELSETTGVPIPILRMRMYEGLKALRATLGSDSPVPRD
- a CDS encoding AarF/UbiB family protein; its protein translation is MSPTAKTLRSRYRRILRFAALHLVQVWWFELFLPRIGLSRLAGAGRSRRMRRLAQRFHKLAVDLGGLMIKVGQFMSSRLDVLPPEITKELEGLQDEVSPVDFAEIQAAAERELGAPLDEVFSAVDGAPLAAASLGQAHQATPTAQDAELAGFGAAVVKIQRPGIGEIVDVDLAALRRVGRWLSRIRLVSNRVDAPALVEEFAATSLEEIDYLHEAANAERFAGNFSQDPRVSVPEVMWERTTRRVLTLEDVSAIKINDVERLRSLGIDPTAVATQFANVMFDQIFVHGFFHADPHPGNIFVTTTTAPAAPPAAGPAAEGLPGEGQPLPWHLTFIDFGMMGEIPDTLRDGLRRVFIAAASRDGKGLVDAIQEVGVLLPSADTAELERAMTQLFARFGGMGFAELKEVDPREFRDFANEFGELVRSLPFQLPENFLLMLRTVSLISGVCSTLDPRFNLWDAIEPYAEQLIRDQGRPAVQDAARQVFNTALTAARLPGRISDVIERLEDGRIAVRTPELDRRTTALERVGRRLISAVLFTGLLVTGALLESQDSLFGPVLMGISLVPLLHAVLPSRGGRRPAPGR
- a CDS encoding MarR family winged helix-turn-helix transcriptional regulator, whose translation is MAAGEIGSDPISERLYEVDATDPRQRLVDRSEMSPEDLVQIGRLMRALSELRTAEEHLSEASQRYMKLSQLDMRAIHYLIVAHNRGTTVTPGMLAAHLEISAASTTKLLNRLEQGGHVTREVNQADRRAFAVRVTPGTADAAMETVGRQQAKRFHSAAALSVSEREVIIGFLQDMTRQLSLEDVAWAKGDHA
- a CDS encoding TetR-like C-terminal domain-containing protein, which encodes MARTQTRDKVYAAVLVLAGSGRIGALSMEGIAGRAGVSKQTLYRTWSSPGEIVFDALLARSQDADGSVLVPNAGELRADLESLVTDTVHELTDPAVEPLLRAVTASIQTDQQLADQYRERLWRPQFEAVAERFQKAGFRVPELAAELLLGAILHRWLLRTGPFTSEWVVGHVDQVMRIGIPAAASSTPAAAKPSTEPAATSPAE
- a CDS encoding PadR family transcriptional regulator, with the protein product MTGSFTGDSHARGFFGDRRPAPGGPPADLWDALDQLRGAFKDKSAPRASRGDVRAAVLVLLAERPMHGYQIIHEIEQRSAGAWKPSPGSVYPTLQLLADEGLIHAEAEGGRKTYSLTDEGREAAAAADQWPAQWQGAENRGHAVRTLSKAGMELAQAAAQVGRSGTPEQIHQAEKEIDAVRRKLYAILAQD
- a CDS encoding MMPL family transporter, whose protein sequence is MSHTATDTRRSPHRGAGTPRGERPTRSSVPRWLRVFLPAALILLWLTGTAIGGPYFGRVAEVSSNDQTTYLPESADATAVQELLGEFNDSDTIPAVVVATSDSELSESQLTAIEDAVAQLPEISGVQDDLSPVITSEDGLAVQAFVPIGSEEELGAIVEEISETLRADLPDLEVFVTGPAGFTADLAAGFEGIDGLLLAVSLAAVFLILIVVYRSLLLPLAVLATSVFALTVSLLTVWWLAYADILLLSGQTQGILFILVIGAATDYSLLYVARYREALRVHQDKWTASWKGLRGSFEPILASGGTVIAGLLCLLLSDLKSNSTLGPVASIGILFAMASALTFLPAILFILGRAAFWPRRPRFEPEVVAAEDGIPSRGIWARTGRVVERRPRRIWIATTLVLFLGAVGVTQLDAQGVPQSELVLGESQARDGQVALGEHFPGGSGSPAYVVTEEGSLQSTADVLLENSGVDGVTVVTDDDAGSAPVDSDGVSAFGPPGTPAPEPLVIDGSIMLQATLTEAADSAAAQDTVRELRDSYADADSEVLVGGVTATAIDTNDAAIDDRNLIIPLVLVVILLILMMLLRSVLAPVLLVLTTVLSFATALGVSALVFNGVFEFPGADPTVPLYGFVFLVALGIDYNIFLMTRVREESLSHGTRRGVIRGLTVTGGVITSAGIVLAATFAALSVIPILFLVQIAFIVAFGVLLDTFLVRALLVPALVHDIGPAVWWPSKLAKGDRGGSDQRLRSGTAGN
- a CDS encoding SDR family NAD(P)-dependent oxidoreductase produces the protein MTSHGTWLITGAGRGLGRAITLAALDAGHSVVATVRGAHDLPASDQLLVRELDVRDRAAVFRVTEDAVTRFGSLDVVVNNAGYGIIGAVEEITEGEAREILDTDLFGPLWVSQAAIPVMRRQGRGHIIQISTVGAAGTMPTLGLYNAAKWGLEGFSEAMAAEVAQFGIRVTLAEPGAIATDWAGKSMRFSSPVPAYDELRESLFGSPTVPWPASETDDGTSDGTPASEIAAALLAHVQDPGDTRLRLLLGDDAPGQVRAALDLRLQDYGRDPRFN